One genomic region from Danio aesculapii chromosome 24, fDanAes4.1, whole genome shotgun sequence encodes:
- the camk2n2 gene encoding calcium/calmodulin-dependent protein kinase II inhibitor 2 has translation MSEVLPYNEGKMNGYGADSEVSQISFSCRLQDTNSFFGTSQSKRPPKLGQIGRAKHVVIEDDRIDEVLKGMTDKSSPGV, from the exons ATGTCCGAAGTGCTGCCATACAACGAGGGGAAGATGAACGGCTACGGGGCGGACAGTGAAGTCAGTCAGATCTCCTTCAGTTGTCGACTGCAAGACACGAACTCTTTCTTCGGAACATCACAGTCCAAAAGGCCACCCAAACTCGGGCAGATCGGCAGGGCAAAACACG TGGTCATTGAGGATGACCGAATAGATGAAGTTCTCAAAGGGATGACAGACAAGTCATCTCCCGGCGTGTAA
- the chrnd gene encoding acetylcholine receptor subunit delta, which translates to MMRTVLLTASLLCFIFQECCGRNEEERLINYLFKERGYNKELRPVQNKDETVDIYLALTLSNLISLKEVDETLLTNVWMEHGWKDHRLTWNESEYDIPVLRLPPSMVWLPEIVLENNNDAQFQVAYYCNVLIYSSGDMYWLPPAIFRSSCSINVNYFPFDWQNCSLKFSSLTYNAKEISLNLKMEQENTTYYKVEWIIIDPEGFTENGEWEIVHKPARRNIYKSIPKESNKHQDITFYLIIKRKPLFYIVNIIIPCVLISFLASLVYYLPADSGEKMTLSISVLLAQSVFLLLISQRLPETSMAVPLIVKYLMFIMVLVTVVVLNCVIVLNLHFRTPSTHIMTEWTKEFFLERLPRLLHMSLPAEDQPSPESALPRRSSSLGYIAQAEEYYSVKSRSELMFEKQSERHGLAARPTPKATYTSSNDSEVSEQLYNEMKPAVEGANYIVKHMHDKNDYNEEKDNWSGIARTVDRLCFYVVTPVMMIGTICIFLMANYNQPPALPFQGDPFSYTEENRRYL; encoded by the exons ATGATGAGAACCGTTCTGTTGACGGCGTCCTTGCTTTGCTTCATTTTTCAAG AATGTTGTGGCCGGAACGAAGAGGAGCGCCTCATCAATTATCTTTTTAAGGAGCGTGGCTACAACAAAGAGCTTCGGCCGGTCCAAAATAAAGATGAAACTGTAGATATTTACCTGGCTCTGACACTTTCTAATCTCATTTCCTTG AAAGAAGTTGATGAAACATTGCTTACAAATGTGTGGATGGAGCAT ggcTGGAAAGATCATAGGCTTACCTGGAATGAATCAGAGTATGACATTCCTGTCCTGCGTCTACCACCAAGTATGGTGTGGTTACCAGAAATTGTTCTTGAAAACAA CAACGATGCCCAGTTCCAGGTGGCCTATTACTGTAATGTGCTGATTTATTCCAGTGGAGATATGTACTGGTTGCCTCCAGCTATATTTCGGAGCTCCTGCTCTATAAATGTCAACTACTTTCCTTTTGATTGGCAGAACTGCTCACTAAAGTTCAG CTCATTAACTTACAACGCTAAAGAGATTAGCTTAAATCTGAAAATGGAGCAGGAAAATACAACGTACTACAAGGTGGAGTggatcatcattgatcctgaaggATTCACAG aAAATGGTGAGTGGGAAATCGTCCACAAGCCTGCCAGGAGGAACATTTATAAAAGCATCCCGAAGGAAAGCAACAAGCACCAGGATATCACCTTTTACCTCATCATTAAGCGTAAACCGCTGTTCTACATCGTCAACATAATCATTCCCTGTGTGCTCATCTCTTTCTTGGCCTCGCTAGTCTATTACCTGCCTGCTGACA GTGGAGAGAAGATGACATTGTCCATCTCTGTGCTTCTGGCTCAGTCTGTGTTTCTGCTGCTGATTTCACAGCGTCTGCCTGAGACGTCTATGGCTGTTCCTTTAATTGTCAA GTATCTGATGTTTATCATGGTGTTGGTCACTGTGGTGGTGTTGAATTGCGTCATTGTGTTGAACCTGCATTTTCGGACGCCCAGCACACACATCATGACAGAATGGACCAAAGAG TTCTTTTTGGAGCGTCTTCCTCGTCTCCTGCACATGTCCCTTCCAGCCGAAGACCAACCCAGCCCAGAATCGGCGCTGCCCCGGCGCTCCAGCTCATTGGGATACATCGCCCAGGCTGAGGAGTATTACAGTGTTAAATCCCGCAGCGAGCTGATGTTCGAGAAGCAGTCGGAGAGGCATGGTTTGGCCGCTCGTCCCACTCCTAAAGCCA CGTACACATCCAGTAATGACTCCGAGGTGTCGGAACAGCTGTACAATGAGATGAAGCCAGCTGTAGAAGGAGCCAATTACATTGTTAAGCACATGCACGACAAAAATGACTATAATGAG GAAAAGGACAACTGGAGCGGGATTGCCAGGACTGTGGACAGACTCTGCTTCTACGTGGTCACTCCAGTTATGATGATAGGAACCATTTGCATCTTCCTGATGGCCAATTACAATCAGCCACCAGCGTTGCCTTTCCAGGGAGACCCCTTCTCCTATACTGAAGAAAACAGGCGCTATTTGTGA